A genomic window from Methanovulcanius yangii includes:
- a CDS encoding PhzF family phenazine biosynthesis protein — protein MACRYFTVDAFTSRPFTGNPAGVCLIEGEVSPDWMQAVAGEMRHSETAFVRRSGTGWEIRWFTPTMEVDLCGHATCAAAHVLVEEGEEEEGAIVSFSSAGGDLEAVVDAGTVTLTFPALPAEAAPVPAGLEAALGVPVEDFRVSTYDWLVRTGGAILVEGAAPDMKALEGFPARGIILTAASDGGRYDIISRFFAPAAGIPEDPVTGSAHCVLGPYWQHLTGRDHLQAFQASKRGGEIMVTVDGDEVLLTGRAVTVLRGMLE, from the coding sequence TTTACGGTGGACGCCTTCACCTCCCGGCCGTTTACCGGCAATCCCGCAGGGGTCTGCCTGATTGAGGGGGAGGTCTCGCCGGACTGGATGCAGGCGGTCGCCGGTGAGATGCGGCACTCGGAGACGGCATTTGTCCGTCGTTCGGGTACCGGGTGGGAGATCCGGTGGTTCACCCCCACGATGGAGGTCGACCTCTGCGGGCATGCCACCTGTGCGGCGGCACATGTTCTCGTCGAGGAGGGTGAAGAGGAGGAAGGAGCGATCGTCTCCTTCTCGTCTGCCGGCGGCGACCTTGAAGCGGTGGTGGATGCGGGCACGGTGACACTCACCTTCCCCGCCCTTCCCGCCGAGGCGGCCCCGGTGCCTGCAGGGCTCGAGGCGGCCCTCGGCGTTCCGGTGGAGGACTTCCGGGTGAGCACCTACGACTGGCTGGTGCGTACCGGCGGCGCCATCCTCGTCGAGGGGGCGGCACCCGACATGAAGGCGCTGGAGGGCTTCCCCGCCCGCGGCATCATTCTCACCGCCGCATCCGACGGCGGACGGTATGACATCATCTCCCGGTTCTTTGCGCCGGCGGCGGGCATTCCCGAAGACCCGGTGACGGGATCGGCCCACTGCGTTCTCGGCCCCTACTGGCAGCACCTGACGGGACGTGATCACTTACAGGCCTTCCAGGCGTCCAAGCGGGGCGGGGAGATAATGGTGACGGTGGACGGCGACGAGGTGCTTCTTACCGGACGGGCGGTGACGGTGCTGCGGGGGATGCTGGAGTGA